One Synechococcus sp. PROS-9-1 DNA window includes the following coding sequences:
- a CDS encoding ferredoxin family protein — translation MAHTIVTDICEGVADCVDACPVACINPGRGKNKKGTDFYWIDFDTCIDCGICLQVCPVANAILPEERADLQQPG, via the coding sequence ATGGCACACACGATCGTCACCGACATCTGCGAGGGCGTTGCTGACTGTGTCGATGCTTGTCCCGTTGCCTGCATCAACCCAGGACGTGGGAAAAACAAAAAAGGGACCGATTTTTATTGGATTGATTTCGATACCTGCATTGACTGTGGCATTTGTCTCCAGGTTTGCCCAGTAGCAAACGCCATCCTTCCTGAGGAGCGAGCTGACCTACAACAGCCTGGCTGA
- the htpG gene encoding molecular chaperone HtpG: MSVLDEQGQIQIHTENIFPIIKKAVYSGHEVFLRELVSNGVDAISKRRMAAMAGDCSEGDDGTIKIHVDREAKTLTISDNGIGMTADEVKRYINQVAFSSAEDFLEKYKQEDDAIIGHFGLGFYSSFMVAARVELLTKSAKPDHEAVLWSCDGSPNFNLTSAERVDAGTDVILHLMEEELEYIEPARIRTLINTYCDFMSVPVQLEGETINKMVAPWRKSARELSDQDYIDLYHYLYPFQGDPLLWVHLNTDYPYNLQGILFFPKQTGRADWEKGEIKLYCNQVFVSDSIKEVVPRYLLPLRGVIDSPDIPLNVSRSALQTDRRVRSIGNFVAKKVSDRLRSLKKDDAQAYTEAWESLAPFVKIGAMEDDKFAEQVEELVMFATSAPISTDDNPDPIGGGERNFTTLDGYRRRLPDDEKIILYCTDEVSQSAALNLWTSQEREVLYADTVIDSQFIPWLESRHDELKFQRVDAELDASLKEETPELSDGDGETKSESLRKLIKDALSNDKVTIQVQSLKSGSEGPAALILLPEQMRRMNDIGALMDQRLPGLPDYHVLLVNQKHPLVEGLLKLQAGGVIVGDVGQSPSEVLARDLAQHLYETAKLSVGGLDPKELASFQTNNMQLMSRLMERGF; the protein is encoded by the coding sequence ATGTCGGTGTTGGACGAGCAGGGTCAAATTCAGATCCACACCGAGAATATTTTTCCAATCATTAAAAAGGCTGTCTACTCCGGCCATGAGGTCTTTCTGCGAGAGCTTGTTAGCAATGGCGTTGATGCCATCAGCAAGCGGAGAATGGCTGCTATGGCTGGCGATTGCAGCGAAGGAGACGATGGCACAATTAAAATTCATGTAGACCGCGAGGCCAAAACTCTCACCATTTCCGACAACGGAATTGGTATGACGGCTGATGAGGTTAAGCGGTATATCAATCAAGTGGCTTTTTCTAGCGCTGAAGACTTTCTCGAGAAATACAAGCAAGAAGATGATGCCATCATCGGCCACTTCGGTTTAGGTTTTTATTCGAGCTTTATGGTGGCGGCGCGCGTTGAACTGCTCACCAAATCTGCCAAGCCTGACCATGAAGCGGTTCTTTGGTCCTGCGACGGGTCGCCCAATTTCAACCTGACTAGCGCAGAGCGAGTTGATGCAGGAACAGATGTCATCCTGCATCTCATGGAAGAAGAATTAGAATATATAGAGCCAGCAAGAATTCGCACGCTTATCAATACGTACTGCGATTTTATGTCAGTACCTGTGCAGCTTGAAGGAGAAACAATTAATAAGATGGTAGCTCCATGGCGTAAGAGTGCTCGAGAGCTTTCGGATCAAGATTATATTGATCTTTATCATTATCTTTATCCATTCCAAGGTGATCCCTTGCTTTGGGTCCATTTGAATACAGATTACCCGTACAATTTGCAAGGAATACTCTTCTTCCCCAAGCAAACGGGTAGAGCTGATTGGGAGAAAGGAGAAATCAAGCTCTACTGTAATCAAGTATTTGTTAGCGATTCAATCAAGGAAGTGGTCCCCCGCTATCTTCTCCCTTTAAGAGGAGTGATTGACTCACCTGATATTCCATTAAATGTGAGCAGAAGTGCGCTTCAGACCGATCGCCGTGTGCGCTCCATTGGAAATTTTGTTGCCAAGAAAGTTTCAGACCGTCTTCGCAGTCTTAAAAAAGACGATGCACAAGCCTATACAGAAGCTTGGGAGTCTTTAGCACCGTTCGTGAAAATCGGTGCCATGGAAGATGACAAGTTTGCTGAGCAAGTGGAAGAGTTAGTGATGTTTGCCACCAGCGCACCCATCTCCACTGACGATAATCCGGATCCAATTGGAGGAGGTGAGCGCAATTTCACAACTCTTGATGGGTACCGTCGCCGTCTGCCTGATGATGAAAAGATCATTTTGTATTGCACTGACGAAGTTTCACAATCAGCAGCACTCAACTTATGGACGTCACAAGAGCGAGAAGTGTTGTACGCCGATACCGTTATTGATAGTCAATTCATCCCTTGGCTTGAATCACGACACGACGAATTAAAATTTCAGCGTGTTGATGCTGAGTTGGATGCTTCGCTTAAGGAAGAAACACCTGAATTAAGTGATGGTGATGGAGAGACCAAAAGTGAAAGCTTGCGAAAATTGATCAAAGATGCATTATCTAACGATAAAGTAACGATTCAAGTTCAATCCCTCAAATCTGGCTCAGAAGGACCTGCTGCCCTGATTTTGCTTCCAGAACAAATGCGTCGTATGAACGATATCGGTGCGTTGATGGACCAGCGGCTGCCAGGTTTGCCTGATTATCACGTCTTGCTCGTGAATCAAAAGCACCCCCTTGTGGAAGGTCTGCTCAAGCTTCAAGCCGGGGGTGTCATCGTTGGCGATGTTGGTCAATCTCCTAGCGAAGTACTTGCACGAGACCTGGCCCAACATCTTTATGAAACAGCAAAGCTGTCCGTGGGAGGCTTAGATCCCAAGGAACTTGCGAGTTTCCAAACCAACAATATGCAGCTGATGTCTCGCTTGATGGAACGGGGCTTCTGA
- the rpmB gene encoding 50S ribosomal protein L28 has translation MSRVCQLTGTRANNGMAVSHSHIRTKKLQQANLQQRRLWWAEGKRWINIRITTRALKTIQKKGLGAYARSLGVNLAKL, from the coding sequence ATGTCACGGGTATGTCAGCTCACAGGTACTCGTGCCAACAACGGCATGGCTGTGAGCCACTCGCATATACGTACCAAAAAGCTGCAGCAGGCCAACCTGCAGCAGCGACGTCTGTGGTGGGCTGAGGGGAAACGTTGGATCAACATTCGCATCACGACACGTGCACTCAAGACCATCCAGAAAAAAGGGTTGGGTGCCTATGCACGGTCACTGGGAGTGAACCTCGCAAAGCTCTGA
- a CDS encoding peroxiredoxin, whose amino-acid sequence MKRRSLLQTAVLGAGIFLLTPARVRALGGTSPEIGIKAPDFDLLGFSSVNPEQKHWNLGNLQGRWLVVYFYPRDFTSGCTIEAHGFQEALPAFQKQGAEVLAISADSVSDHESFCSSEELKFPLLSDPDGLVSKAYGSWMAPYSMRHTFLIDPQSVLQAVWTGVRPVGHANEVLSRLKELQTG is encoded by the coding sequence ATGAAAAGACGATCCCTACTCCAGACTGCAGTTCTGGGAGCAGGGATTTTTTTATTGACGCCTGCTCGTGTAAGGGCGCTAGGTGGTACATCCCCTGAGATCGGAATAAAAGCCCCAGATTTTGATCTTCTCGGGTTCAGTAGTGTCAATCCAGAGCAAAAGCATTGGAATCTCGGCAACCTTCAGGGACGTTGGCTGGTCGTTTACTTTTATCCGAGAGATTTCACCTCTGGTTGCACGATCGAAGCCCATGGCTTTCAGGAAGCATTGCCAGCGTTCCAAAAGCAAGGAGCAGAGGTTCTTGCCATCAGTGCAGACTCAGTTAGCGATCATGAGTCGTTTTGTAGCTCTGAAGAGTTGAAGTTTCCCTTGCTCTCCGACCCGGATGGTCTTGTAAGCAAGGCTTACGGTTCCTGGATGGCGCCATATTCGATGCGGCATACGTTCCTCATCGATCCACAGTCCGTGCTTCAAGCTGTTTGGACAGGGGTTCGTCCCGTTGGGCATGCCAACGAGGTACTAAGCCGCCTCAAAGAGTTACAGACCGGTTGA
- the ggpS gene encoding glucosylglycerol-phosphate synthase yields the protein MAVTKGQSPFILLYHRTPFDEGKDENGNRVWCDQKSPNGIIPTLRNLFRTRENGTWIAWRKVDKIEDAMDESISMSDPKPFTLCRIPLEENQISSFYHVTSKESFWPILHTFPTHFNVNNADWGIFEEVNLRFAKAACHQAAEAATVWIHDYNLWLVPGYIRELRPDLKIAFFHHTPFPGNDVFAILPWREQILESLLSCDVVGFHIPRYTENFARAANCLLGAEKGSKQPVNSRFVSTGSALTEPSETPCLHYKGRKIQLLSSPVGTSPDVIQELAARADVQELADQIDDDTKKGRKLILSASRVDYTKGNEELLLAFERLLEHRPDWHGKVVLMLACVAAASGMKIYEDTQRTIEETAGRINGRFSLIDWVPIRFSTRRIPYEEMVAWFTRSDICWITPLRDGLNLVAKEYAAARKDRGGVLVLSEFTGASVVLDGAILTNPYSHRQMDEAIERALEMPQDEQIKRMTRMSSAVESFTVSDWVSEQMDALEGRKSD from the coding sequence ATGGCGGTCACAAAGGGACAAAGTCCGTTCATTCTTCTGTACCATCGCACACCATTTGATGAAGGAAAAGATGAAAATGGCAATAGGGTTTGGTGCGACCAGAAAAGCCCAAATGGAATTATTCCGACCCTAAGAAATTTATTTCGAACGCGAGAAAATGGTACTTGGATTGCTTGGAGGAAAGTAGATAAAATTGAAGATGCGATGGATGAAAGCATCTCGATGTCTGATCCGAAGCCATTTACTTTGTGCAGAATTCCATTAGAAGAGAATCAAATATCAAGTTTTTATCATGTAACCTCAAAAGAGTCTTTCTGGCCAATACTTCATACCTTTCCAACCCATTTTAATGTTAACAATGCCGACTGGGGTATTTTCGAAGAAGTTAATCTTCGTTTTGCAAAAGCCGCTTGTCACCAGGCCGCCGAAGCAGCAACCGTTTGGATTCATGACTACAACTTGTGGCTTGTTCCTGGCTATATAAGGGAATTAAGGCCTGACCTAAAGATTGCTTTCTTTCATCACACACCCTTCCCTGGAAATGATGTGTTTGCTATTTTGCCTTGGCGCGAGCAAATCCTCGAGAGCCTTTTATCCTGTGATGTCGTGGGGTTTCATATTCCACGTTATACCGAAAACTTTGCGAGAGCGGCAAACTGTTTATTAGGTGCAGAAAAAGGTTCAAAGCAACCTGTTAATTCAAGATTTGTCTCAACCGGTTCTGCTTTAACGGAGCCCTCAGAAACCCCTTGTTTGCATTACAAGGGCCGAAAGATTCAACTATTGTCTTCTCCTGTTGGAACATCGCCAGATGTTATCCAAGAACTCGCAGCTCGGGCTGATGTTCAAGAATTAGCTGATCAGATTGATGACGACACTAAGAAAGGTAGGAAACTAATCCTTTCTGCGAGCCGTGTGGATTACACCAAGGGCAATGAAGAGCTCCTGCTTGCCTTTGAACGTTTACTAGAACATCGCCCCGATTGGCATGGAAAAGTTGTTCTAATGCTCGCTTGTGTAGCAGCTGCAAGTGGGATGAAAATCTACGAAGATACGCAACGTACGATCGAAGAAACTGCAGGGCGTATCAACGGACGATTTAGTTTGATTGATTGGGTTCCAATACGTTTCTCCACACGACGCATACCTTATGAAGAAATGGTTGCTTGGTTTACTCGTTCAGATATCTGTTGGATTACACCTCTTCGCGATGGATTGAATTTGGTCGCTAAGGAATATGCTGCTGCTCGTAAGGATCGAGGTGGTGTTTTAGTGCTCTCAGAGTTTACAGGTGCTTCCGTTGTTCTTGATGGTGCAATTCTGACCAATCCTTATTCACATCGGCAGATGGATGAGGCGATTGAAAGGGCATTGGAAATGCCTCAAGACGAACAAATTAAAAGAATGACGAGGATGAGTAGTGCTGTTGAGAGCTTCACCGTGAGTGATTGGGTTAGCGAACAAATGGATGCTCTTGAAGGTCGGAAAAGTGATTAG
- a CDS encoding ABC transporter substrate-binding protein, with amino-acid sequence MKQSTFIRRIFASLFAVLICSAGFGLVRARTIESVTFLMAAPFADATRDLVKQFNQEHRGEINLKVVRGPLETEAMSDLAISSLLLGNAPFDGLLMDVTWLPKYAAAGWMEPLEDFFNEKDVHALAIGAREGNSYDGHLYRWPLTADMGLLYYRTDLMEQPPETPEELVLVSQSLQKDRKVDWGYVWQGRQYEGLSCVYLEMIDGFGGDWLQPNNNHIGLDLDPGVQAAAWLQELIDQGVSPNAVTNYAEPEALQSFKVGDAAFMRNWPYAWTELQKLDSAVKGNVGITTMVARPGHSTATLGSWGLTVLKGSAHVNASIEAIRFLTNESSQKQLFLKHGYTPTQQSVFDDPQLLQDKPILAEFGQALKVVKARPETPLYAQISDVLTRQLSSILTRETTPKDGMNVATSHTNQILISAGEKL; translated from the coding sequence ATGAAGCAGAGTACATTTATTAGAAGAATTTTTGCTTCCTTATTCGCTGTTTTAATTTGTAGTGCTGGTTTTGGCCTTGTACGGGCAAGAACAATTGAATCAGTTACGTTTTTGATGGCGGCTCCCTTTGCAGATGCTACTCGAGATTTGGTTAAGCAATTTAATCAAGAGCATCGTGGTGAAATCAACCTGAAAGTTGTTAGGGGGCCATTGGAAACAGAAGCAATGTCTGATTTAGCGATCAGTAGTTTGCTATTAGGTAATGCACCATTTGATGGCTTACTCATGGATGTCACTTGGCTACCAAAGTATGCGGCAGCTGGTTGGATGGAACCCTTAGAGGATTTTTTCAATGAAAAGGATGTGCATGCTCTGGCGATAGGAGCACGGGAGGGGAACTCATATGACGGGCATCTTTATCGTTGGCCGCTGACTGCAGATATGGGTTTGCTCTATTACAGAACTGACCTGATGGAGCAACCACCAGAAACCCCAGAAGAATTAGTCTTAGTTAGTCAATCCTTACAAAAGGATCGAAAAGTTGATTGGGGTTATGTTTGGCAAGGCCGTCAGTATGAGGGTCTTAGTTGTGTCTATTTAGAAATGATTGATGGTTTTGGGGGTGATTGGTTACAACCTAATAACAATCACATTGGATTAGATTTAGATCCAGGCGTGCAAGCAGCAGCTTGGCTGCAGGAACTAATTGATCAAGGGGTCAGCCCAAACGCAGTCACAAATTATGCTGAACCTGAGGCTTTACAGAGTTTCAAGGTTGGAGATGCCGCATTCATGCGCAACTGGCCCTACGCATGGACTGAACTTCAAAAATTAGATAGCGCCGTAAAAGGGAATGTTGGTATTACCACCATGGTGGCTAGGCCTGGTCACTCCACTGCCACTCTTGGAAGCTGGGGGCTTACGGTTCTAAAAGGATCTGCGCATGTGAATGCCTCGATCGAAGCGATCCGTTTTCTAACAAATGAGTCATCACAAAAGCAGCTATTTCTGAAGCATGGCTATACACCAACACAACAAAGTGTTTTTGATGATCCTCAACTACTACAAGATAAACCAATCTTGGCGGAATTTGGCCAAGCCCTAAAAGTTGTTAAGGCGAGGCCTGAAACACCCTTGTATGCTCAAATTAGTGATGTCTTAACTCGCCAACTTAGTAGCATTCTTACCCGTGAGACGACTCCAAAGGATGGGATGAATGTAGCTACCTCACACACCAATCAAATCCTGATCTCAGCAGGTGAGAAATTGTGA
- a CDS encoding carbohydrate ABC transporter permease: MTVFLLLPSLLFLLVVFVGPLFRYAWLSFHADSVMTGLIAIPNGSANWLRLVQDQRYWQDLGQTLRFAGASVGLELFLALIIALLLDQRWRGRDLVRTLALIPWALPTTVMALGWRWIFNTPYGPIDYFTNLVGIGSLNILGDPNLTWMATVWADVWKTTPFAALILLAGLQTIPVDLYEAVRLEGGNPLICLRRITLPLLRPYILLALLFRLAQAFGVFDLIQVLTGGGPASSTESVALYAYWNALRFLDFGYSSTIIMGSFLLISVICLIAWIGLQILIPTHSESRGVIKS; this comes from the coding sequence GTGACTGTCTTTCTGCTATTACCATCACTACTTTTTCTTCTAGTTGTTTTTGTTGGCCCCTTATTTCGTTATGCGTGGCTGAGTTTCCATGCCGACTCCGTGATGACTGGCTTAATTGCCATTCCGAATGGTAGTGCGAATTGGCTGCGCTTGGTGCAGGATCAACGCTATTGGCAAGATCTTGGCCAAACACTACGTTTTGCTGGAGCCTCTGTTGGACTTGAGCTCTTTCTTGCTCTGATTATCGCTCTGCTTTTGGATCAGCGCTGGCGTGGACGAGATCTCGTTCGCACCCTGGCCTTGATCCCTTGGGCCTTACCAACCACGGTGATGGCGCTTGGTTGGCGTTGGATCTTCAATACACCTTATGGTCCTATTGATTATTTTACCAACTTGGTTGGCATTGGTTCACTAAATATTCTCGGAGACCCTAACCTTACATGGATGGCCACGGTATGGGCAGATGTTTGGAAAACAACGCCATTTGCAGCATTAATTCTGTTGGCTGGGTTACAGACGATTCCCGTTGACCTTTATGAAGCAGTACGACTAGAAGGTGGTAATCCCCTCATCTGTTTACGACGAATCACGCTTCCGTTGCTGCGACCATATATTCTTCTTGCCTTATTATTTAGACTGGCTCAAGCATTCGGAGTCTTTGATTTAATTCAAGTTCTCACGGGAGGTGGTCCTGCCAGTAGTACCGAAAGTGTTGCTTTATATGCTTATTGGAATGCACTGAGATTTTTAGACTTTGGATACAGTTCCACTATCATTATGGGAAGTTTTTTACTCATCAGTGTGATTTGTTTAATTGCCTGGATCGGTTTGCAAATTCTTATTCCTACCCATTCAGAATCCAGAGGAGTCATTAAATCATGA
- a CDS encoding carbohydrate ABC transporter permease, producing the protein MNRRFLIALLLLWSLGPLLWQVYTSFCSDQALIQPFVSNDHRWTLIHYQNVLNANPSFWRYLINSLIVGATSTFLCLVLALPAAYALNRIPRQLSVLTRLALVGAALFPYVLLFLALLELARALNLGNQLLALSLPYAALSQPLAILLLNSAFNDLPPELEDAAKLEGLSLFQRFRWILIPLISPATASTAILVFLFSWNEYPIALTWISDSNKLTLPVAMARIAGSSIYSVPYGAYAAATVLGSIPLVLLVLIFQKPIVSGLTSGAVKG; encoded by the coding sequence ATGAATCGTCGTTTTCTGATTGCTCTTCTTTTATTATGGTCATTAGGTCCATTGCTATGGCAGGTTTATACGTCCTTTTGTAGTGATCAAGCGCTGATTCAACCCTTCGTCTCCAACGACCATCGTTGGACATTAATTCACTACCAAAATGTTCTCAATGCCAATCCATCATTTTGGCGGTATCTCATTAATAGTTTGATTGTAGGAGCAACAAGCACATTTCTATGCTTGGTGCTTGCACTCCCTGCTGCCTATGCTCTGAATCGAATTCCGAGACAATTGTCGGTTCTCACTCGTTTGGCACTCGTTGGTGCAGCATTATTCCCTTATGTATTATTGTTCTTGGCTTTGCTTGAATTAGCCCGTGCATTAAATCTGGGTAATCAACTCTTGGCTTTAAGCCTTCCTTACGCAGCTCTATCTCAACCTCTTGCGATCCTTTTGCTCAATAGCGCATTTAATGATCTTCCACCTGAATTAGAAGATGCTGCAAAGCTAGAAGGTCTTTCTCTTTTTCAACGATTTCGTTGGATTTTGATCCCACTGATATCACCTGCTACAGCTAGTACTGCAATCCTTGTATTCCTTTTTTCTTGGAATGAGTATCCAATTGCTTTAACTTGGATTAGTGATTCAAACAAATTAACTTTACCTGTTGCGATGGCAAGAATTGCAGGTTCATCTATTTATTCTGTTCCCTATGGAGCCTATGCAGCAGCTACCGTACTTGGATCGATTCCCTTGGTCTTACTTGTTTTAATCTTCCAAAAACCAATTGTTTCTGGTCTTACTAGTGGAGCAGTAAAAGGATGA
- a CDS encoding ABC transporter ATP-binding protein, with the protein MTLQIQNLGRSVGQHWIVRHLNLQVEDGECVALVGPSGCGKSSTLRLIAGLDPVSEGEIILNEANVTHSSAAKRAVGMVFQSYALLPHLSVFANLELGLRVRGVRPFDRQQRIQAMLELVQLQDRANVLPAELSGGQRQRVALARALLRDPDVYLLDEPMSNLDAQLREELRPELRRLVLDRQKPVIHVTHDQHEAMAIADRIAVLHSGKIQQVATPEDLYHHPETLFIAKFIGRPQINCLRPKNGVICAVRPESLFFAKEGLPCKITAREWLGSSQLLYLDSPEGFLRLSCSTAVDIPEAPHVSWDVSDEHHFALESGHRLP; encoded by the coding sequence ATGACTCTTCAAATTCAAAATTTAGGTCGTAGTGTTGGTCAACATTGGATTGTCAGGCATCTCAATCTTCAAGTTGAAGATGGTGAATGTGTTGCATTAGTGGGTCCTTCTGGATGTGGGAAGAGTAGTACTTTGAGGCTGATTGCTGGGCTGGATCCAGTCTCTGAAGGTGAGATTATTCTCAATGAGGCAAACGTAACGCATTCTTCTGCCGCAAAGAGAGCTGTTGGAATGGTTTTTCAAAGTTATGCCTTGCTTCCACATTTGAGTGTCTTTGCCAATTTGGAACTAGGCCTGCGGGTAAGAGGAGTTCGTCCATTCGACCGGCAACAACGTATTCAAGCAATGCTTGAACTTGTGCAGTTGCAAGATCGAGCAAATGTTTTGCCGGCTGAGCTGTCTGGAGGTCAAAGGCAACGGGTGGCATTAGCAAGAGCTTTGTTGCGCGATCCAGATGTGTATTTGCTCGATGAGCCCATGAGTAATTTAGATGCCCAACTGCGCGAGGAATTGAGGCCAGAGCTTCGTCGACTTGTGCTCGACCGGCAAAAACCTGTAATACATGTCACCCACGACCAGCATGAAGCGATGGCGATTGCTGACCGTATTGCCGTGTTGCATTCCGGGAAAATTCAACAGGTTGCGACCCCTGAAGATCTCTATCATCATCCCGAAACTTTATTTATTGCCAAATTTATTGGACGCCCTCAAATTAATTGTTTACGGCCTAAGAATGGTGTTATTTGTGCCGTAAGGCCAGAGTCTCTTTTCTTTGCTAAGGAGGGTCTCCCTTGCAAAATAACCGCTCGTGAATGGCTAGGAAGTTCTCAGCTTCTTTATCTTGATTCGCCTGAAGGTTTCTTGAGATTGTCTTGCTCGACGGCTGTTGATATTCCTGAAGCACCTCACGTTTCATGGGATGTTTCCGATGAGCATCATTTTGCTCTAGAAAGTGGCCATCGTCTTCCATAA
- the csaB gene encoding polysaccharide pyruvyl transferase CsaB, which translates to MSGPAPSSSPRGILLCGYYGEHNLGDDALLEVLNKQLPRGWQPWITAHDPSAVQTIVPNGTVVNRRSLKSVLYSLKHVQVVVLGGGSLLQDSTSFRSLVYYMILIVVSRIKRKPVLLWGQGLGPLKHPWSRYLVGRVLNRTRSITWRDSASMQLAKRIGIKTSMSEAPDPVWTHQTNDYQGGGNIVLCWRPTRLLTASGWSLLLGAVDQLRESTGLSVTWFAFHANQDANLLKTLNEQGLVPHGLEANSSTIIAKNIEHAQNIFSDASLVIAMRLHALILSIVSQCPTVGLSYDPKVEAAARTAGVPWLDLTHLPNLERVVLQWKECMSHSPATSRLQRIRQQAYEHERALRSSLKEL; encoded by the coding sequence ATGTCTGGCCCGGCTCCGTCTTCATCGCCGAGGGGCATTCTCCTCTGTGGCTATTACGGAGAGCACAACCTGGGAGACGACGCCCTTCTTGAAGTCTTGAACAAACAGTTGCCCCGAGGATGGCAACCGTGGATTACTGCCCATGACCCGTCAGCTGTTCAAACGATCGTTCCCAATGGAACGGTGGTGAACAGGAGGTCGTTGAAAAGCGTCCTGTACAGCCTCAAACATGTGCAAGTGGTGGTGCTAGGCGGCGGCAGCCTGCTCCAAGACAGCACAAGTTTTCGAAGTCTTGTTTATTACATGATTTTGATTGTTGTGTCACGAATCAAACGCAAGCCAGTGTTGCTATGGGGACAAGGTCTTGGTCCTCTGAAGCATCCATGGAGCCGCTATCTGGTGGGTCGAGTTCTTAACAGAACTAGATCAATTACCTGGAGAGATAGTGCATCGATGCAACTAGCCAAACGCATCGGAATCAAAACGTCGATGTCAGAGGCTCCTGATCCAGTGTGGACCCATCAGACAAATGATTATCAGGGAGGAGGAAATATTGTGCTGTGTTGGCGACCAACGCGTTTGTTAACAGCAAGTGGATGGTCACTCTTGCTAGGAGCCGTGGATCAGCTGAGAGAAAGCACAGGACTCTCGGTGACTTGGTTCGCTTTTCATGCCAATCAAGATGCCAATTTGCTAAAAACACTGAACGAGCAAGGATTAGTGCCTCATGGACTCGAAGCAAATTCAAGCACAATCATCGCAAAGAATATTGAACATGCGCAAAACATATTTAGTGATGCAAGCCTGGTCATTGCGATGCGATTGCACGCTCTTATCCTATCAATTGTCAGTCAATGCCCAACCGTAGGACTTAGTTATGATCCAAAAGTAGAGGCTGCTGCACGAACAGCAGGCGTGCCATGGCTTGATTTAACCCACCTGCCAAATCTTGAAAGGGTGGTATTGCAATGGAAAGAATGTATGTCACATTCGCCTGCAACGTCACGGCTTCAAAGAATCCGTCAACAAGCCTACGAACATGAAAGAGCACTAAGATCTTCACTAAAAGAGCTATAA
- a CDS encoding DUF2499 domain-containing protein, whose amino-acid sequence MHALSLGTWWIHVASVFEWLLAMVLIAKRGSLRSQTSMIWLSAAMIPALISAMAACTWHLYDNSESLRWLVTLQASTTLLGNVTLAFAAWNLQRDAMVKG is encoded by the coding sequence ATGCATGCCCTTTCGCTCGGTACATGGTGGATTCATGTGGCTTCTGTTTTTGAGTGGCTGTTAGCGATGGTGTTGATCGCTAAGCGCGGTTCACTGCGCTCTCAAACGAGCATGATCTGGCTCTCCGCAGCAATGATTCCTGCCTTGATCAGTGCCATGGCTGCATGCACTTGGCACCTCTATGACAATTCCGAGAGCCTTCGTTGGCTCGTGACTCTGCAAGCCAGCACAACCCTGCTTGGGAATGTCACGTTGGCCTTTGCTGCCTGGAATCTGCAACGCGACGCCATGGTGAAGGGATGA
- a CDS encoding DUF3593 domain-containing protein — protein MTSNFDPAPLFALSLLPYLVFLYHLGRSKQLPKLTVLGFQLTLLFVAVTIAAAVFALVRYDSELVAVDWLHGGAEAFLTLSNACIVAGLLRSKPQEPVNNSYEEEILGR, from the coding sequence ATGACATCGAATTTTGACCCTGCCCCCCTCTTTGCCCTGTCCTTACTCCCTTATTTGGTGTTTTTGTATCACCTAGGGCGCAGCAAGCAGCTTCCAAAATTGACCGTTCTCGGGTTTCAGCTCACCCTCTTGTTTGTTGCTGTCACCATTGCTGCTGCGGTGTTTGCCCTCGTTCGATACGACTCTGAACTGGTGGCTGTGGATTGGCTTCATGGTGGCGCTGAAGCCTTTCTCACCTTGAGCAATGCCTGCATTGTTGCCGGGCTGCTTCGATCGAAGCCGCAAGAGCCAGTGAATAACTCTTACGAGGAGGAGATCTTGGGGCGTTGA
- the psaK gene encoding photosystem I reaction center subunit PsaK: MFTPLLAIAPATLSWSPKVALVMVICNVIAIGIGKATIKHQDVGLKLPGSNFFGGMSHGSMLATTSLGHIIGFGAIQGLAARGVL, from the coding sequence ATGTTTACTCCTCTTCTGGCTATAGCTCCAGCCACTCTTTCCTGGTCACCCAAGGTTGCCCTTGTGATGGTGATCTGCAATGTCATTGCCATCGGGATTGGCAAAGCCACGATTAAGCATCAAGACGTCGGTCTCAAGCTGCCCGGCTCCAATTTCTTTGGGGGTATGAGTCACGGCAGCATGCTCGCCACCACAAGCCTGGGTCACATCATTGGCTTTGGCGCGATCCAGGGACTCGCAGCCCGAGGCGTTCTTTAA